From Marivirga harenae, one genomic window encodes:
- a CDS encoding glycosyltransferase family 4 protein, whose product MHIAFEAKRAFNNFTGLGNYSRFVISALKEQYPKEQYSLFTPQVSTRDEAAHFLKENKEITVLPSGLWKAGALKSAWRSKRIGKLAEKEDVDVFHGLSNELPSGLKNRTKKIVTIHDLIFLRYPDFYPFIDRRIYKKKFKSACKKADEIIAISEQTKKDIIEFFDIDSSKIHVVYQGVHPIYKQELKTRRLLYLLDQYSLHQPYFLYVGSIEDRKNAKDLVQAFKLVLDQVNHDLLLLIVGKRTDYQKEVEKEINDLRLDQNVRIYNNIPFTELPYLYKGAVASVYPSSFEGFGIPVLESLSVGTSVVTGNQSAMKEAGGKHALYANPKNHEELASQMVKLADDNAFNEQLLVGVEGHLVQFSAEKIAGDLMGIYKAP is encoded by the coding sequence ATGCATATAGCTTTCGAAGCCAAGCGTGCTTTCAATAATTTTACGGGATTAGGCAATTATAGTCGGTTTGTAATTTCTGCCTTGAAAGAACAGTATCCCAAGGAGCAGTATTCACTTTTCACACCTCAAGTGTCTACACGTGATGAAGCCGCCCATTTTTTGAAGGAAAATAAAGAAATTACTGTCTTACCTTCAGGCTTATGGAAAGCAGGCGCTCTCAAAAGTGCTTGGCGCTCTAAAAGAATCGGCAAATTGGCAGAGAAGGAAGATGTGGATGTATTTCATGGACTTAGCAATGAATTGCCCTCGGGCTTAAAAAATAGGACGAAGAAAATTGTCACTATTCACGATTTAATATTTTTGAGATATCCTGATTTTTATCCTTTCATAGATAGGAGGATTTATAAAAAGAAATTTAAGTCTGCATGTAAAAAGGCAGATGAAATTATTGCGATCAGCGAACAAACTAAAAAAGATATCATAGAATTTTTTGACATTGATTCGTCTAAGATCCATGTGGTTTATCAGGGTGTTCACCCCATCTATAAGCAGGAATTGAAAACCAGAAGGTTGTTGTACCTATTGGATCAATACAGCTTACATCAGCCTTATTTTTTGTATGTAGGTTCAATCGAAGACAGGAAAAATGCTAAGGATTTGGTACAAGCTTTTAAATTGGTTTTGGATCAAGTAAATCATGATTTACTGCTGTTGATTGTAGGAAAGAGAACGGATTATCAAAAAGAAGTGGAAAAGGAAATTAATGATTTGAGGCTTGATCAAAATGTTCGGATTTACAATAATATCCCATTCACTGAATTGCCTTATCTCTATAAAGGAGCGGTAGCTTCTGTGTATCCATCGAGTTTTGAAGGTTTTGGAATCCCTGTGTTAGAATCCCTTTCTGTCGGTACTTCTGTGGTGACGGGCAATCAATCCGCTATGAAAGAAGCAGGAGGGAAGCATGCACTTTATGCGAATCCAAAAAATCATGAAGAATTAGCTTCGCAAATGGTGAAACTAGCAGATGATAATGCGTTTAATGAGCAGTTGCTTGTTGGCGTAGAGGGACACTTAGTGCAGTTTTCGGCCGAAAAAATAGCTGGAGATTTGATGGGCATTTATAAAGCCCCCTAA
- a CDS encoding glycosyltransferase — MKETNSIDNEAHILTEVAWEVCNQVGGIYTVIRSKVPTMVKNWGKNYVLLGPYAPKEAATDFEEAQFGHDVIDETLRICREKGLNIKSGYWLVSGRPQTLLFDHKSSFHELGDIKYYYWQNHGIDFKNHDPLMDEVLAFGYMVHIFLSELTRVAIDKKLKPIAHFHEWMAGSAIPNLRRDQVPLQTIFTTHATLLGRYLAMNDPQFYDHLPFMDWHKEAVHFNVEANVKLERACVHGAHVFTTVSEVTGKECFHLLGRSPDKILPNGLNIERFSVLHEVQNLHHKYKLLLEQFIMGHFFKSYSFNLSKTLYFFTSGRFEYSNKGYDLTLEALARLNHRLKEANSPLTVVMFFITRQPVQSINPDVLNARAMLDKINTNSNAIVEQIKNRLYRQAASSKGDHKLPNLNDMVDDYWKLRHRRTIQAWKSGGLPPVVTHNLVNDDKDDILNFLRTANLVNHESDKVKVVYHPDFISSTNPLFGMEYDDFVRACHLGVFPSYYEPWGYTPLESLARGVASVTSDLSGFGDYMKNVSIGDRKHGMFIVKRANKSFDEAAEELTNVMWDFTQITSRERIDMRNMSEDLSEVFDWKNLYSAYESSYKMALETYF, encoded by the coding sequence ATGAAGGAAACTAATTCGATTGATAATGAAGCACATATTTTAACCGAAGTGGCTTGGGAGGTCTGCAATCAAGTAGGCGGAATTTACACGGTTATACGATCCAAGGTACCTACTATGGTGAAAAACTGGGGAAAAAACTATGTTCTTCTAGGTCCTTATGCGCCCAAAGAAGCAGCCACCGATTTTGAAGAGGCACAGTTTGGTCACGATGTAATTGATGAAACTTTAAGAATATGTAGAGAGAAAGGTTTAAATATAAAGAGTGGATATTGGTTAGTATCGGGTAGACCTCAAACCTTACTGTTTGACCATAAGTCTTCCTTTCACGAATTAGGTGATATTAAATACTATTATTGGCAAAATCATGGAATAGATTTTAAAAATCATGATCCACTGATGGATGAGGTATTGGCTTTTGGATACATGGTGCATATTTTTCTTTCTGAGTTGACTCGAGTGGCCATTGATAAAAAATTGAAGCCAATAGCCCATTTCCATGAATGGATGGCTGGTTCTGCAATTCCAAACTTGCGTAGAGATCAAGTTCCTCTGCAAACAATATTTACAACTCATGCCACACTTTTAGGTAGATATTTGGCTATGAACGACCCCCAATTTTATGATCACCTTCCATTTATGGATTGGCATAAAGAAGCAGTTCATTTTAATGTAGAGGCAAATGTTAAATTAGAGCGAGCTTGTGTTCATGGTGCACATGTTTTTACAACCGTCAGTGAAGTGACAGGAAAAGAATGTTTTCATTTGCTGGGTAGGAGCCCAGATAAAATATTACCTAATGGCTTAAATATAGAAAGGTTCTCAGTATTACATGAAGTACAGAATTTGCATCATAAATATAAGCTTCTACTTGAGCAGTTTATTATGGGGCATTTTTTTAAAAGTTATTCATTTAACTTAAGTAAAACACTTTACTTTTTTACCTCTGGGAGATTTGAATATTCCAATAAAGGTTACGATTTAACCCTAGAAGCATTGGCTCGCTTAAACCATAGATTGAAGGAAGCTAACTCCCCATTAACTGTGGTCATGTTTTTTATTACACGTCAACCTGTTCAGTCCATCAATCCTGATGTTTTGAATGCAAGGGCGATGTTGGATAAAATTAATACCAATTCAAATGCAATAGTAGAACAGATTAAGAATCGATTATATCGTCAGGCCGCCTCAAGTAAAGGAGATCATAAGCTCCCTAATCTAAATGATATGGTCGATGACTATTGGAAATTGCGGCACAGAAGAACCATACAGGCATGGAAGTCAGGTGGTTTGCCGCCCGTGGTAACGCATAATTTAGTGAACGATGATAAAGACGATATTTTAAATTTCTTGAGAACCGCCAACCTTGTCAACCACGAATCCGATAAAGTTAAAGTAGTGTATCATCCTGATTTTATATCGTCCACGAATCCGTTATTTGGAATGGAGTATGATGATTTTGTAAGGGCTTGCCATCTTGGAGTTTTTCCAAGCTATTATGAACCTTGGGGATATACGCCTTTAGAATCTTTGGCAAGAGGTGTAGCTTCAGTGACTTCAGATTTGTCAGGATTCGGAGACTACATGAAGAATGTGAGTATCGGAGATAGAAAGCATGGAATGTTCATAGTAAAAAGAGCCAATAAAAGCTTTGATGAGGCAGCTGAGGAATTGACGAATGTGATGTGGGATTTTACCCAAATCACTAGTAGAGAAAGAATTGATATGCGGAATATGTCAGAAGATTTATCAGAAGTTTTTGATTGGAAGAATTTGTATAGCGCTTATGAAAGTAGCTACAAAATGGCTTTAGAGACATATTTTTAA
- a CDS encoding glycoside hydrolase family 31 protein: MEENKDKAEESAKDFEGNYIEKFKEHKEEEFYPGGIISWKQKKGKIKIYAQHSSLELSIISEKILKFRYANDGYFENDFSYAIDPEFEFENTNYHFETSQDALIVSTDLLKCIIKKSDATIKILDKDGKMLVEDEKGYHWKDEKRFGGHVVISTLKSSKNNKYYGLGDKTGSLNLNGTRRELWGTDCYGYGNETDPVYKNIPFFMGLNDGEGYGIFLDNSFRTFFDFGHERKEALSFWAQGGEMRYYFIYGPKLENVVQDYTELTGRSPLPPKWALGYHQSKWSYYPEQTVRELANNFRDKKIPCDVIHLDIDYMDGYRIFTWNNERFPNPKQMIADLKEDGFKTIVIVDPGIKIDPLYTVFQQGVHHNYFCQRMDGARFKGSVWPGPCHFPDFTNPAARKWWSGLFGGLVQDGVAGVWNDMNEPAVFEEGTFPRDVRHDYDGHPCSHRKGHNVYGMQMARATYEGLEQFSGNNRSFTITRSAYAGIQRFSSVWTGDNMASWEHLKIANIQCQRLSASGVSFSGSDVGGFIGAPDGELYTRWIQMATFHPFFRTHSSGDHGDKEPWQFEEKYLNIVRRFIEMRYEIMPYLYTTYWQYAENAKPMLRSISLVYQNDTETLDREEEFLLGQYLLICPVSAPKVTERMMYLPEGKWYNFWTDEILSGKREITVQTPLDQIPMFVKAGAILPMQDKMQYVDEFIPENIKLHVYKALEETESELYEDDGLTKDFEMGISTLHTFIQKPVDNGVIIHHNLDKEFESGNKGFEVILHGFENIEKVIVDGHTISTIANSTFIVSKEFTTIEIIK; this comes from the coding sequence ATGGAAGAAAATAAAGATAAAGCTGAGGAGTCTGCGAAGGATTTTGAAGGCAATTATATAGAAAAATTTAAAGAGCACAAGGAAGAGGAATTTTATCCTGGTGGAATCATCAGCTGGAAACAGAAAAAAGGCAAAATAAAAATTTATGCCCAACACTCTTCCTTGGAACTCAGTATTATTAGTGAGAAAATCCTAAAATTCCGTTACGCCAATGATGGATATTTTGAAAATGACTTTTCTTACGCAATTGATCCAGAATTCGAATTTGAAAATACGAATTATCATTTCGAGACATCTCAAGATGCATTAATTGTCAGTACTGATTTGCTCAAGTGCATCATTAAAAAATCAGATGCAACAATCAAAATCCTTGATAAGGATGGAAAAATGTTAGTTGAAGATGAAAAAGGCTATCATTGGAAAGATGAAAAAAGATTTGGTGGACATGTGGTTATTTCTACCTTAAAATCTTCGAAAAATAATAAATATTACGGCTTAGGCGATAAAACAGGCAGTCTAAATTTAAATGGAACTCGTAGAGAATTATGGGGCACCGATTGCTATGGATATGGCAATGAAACAGACCCTGTTTATAAAAACATTCCGTTCTTTATGGGTTTGAATGATGGAGAAGGCTATGGTATCTTCTTAGACAATTCTTTTCGGACATTCTTTGATTTTGGGCATGAGAGAAAAGAGGCCTTAAGTTTTTGGGCACAAGGAGGGGAAATGCGATATTACTTCATCTATGGTCCTAAGTTAGAAAATGTAGTGCAAGATTACACCGAGCTGACAGGAAGATCCCCTCTCCCACCAAAATGGGCATTAGGTTACCATCAGAGTAAATGGAGCTATTATCCTGAGCAAACAGTTCGTGAATTGGCTAATAACTTCCGCGACAAGAAAATTCCATGCGATGTGATCCATTTAGATATTGATTACATGGATGGCTATAGAATCTTTACCTGGAATAATGAAAGGTTCCCAAATCCAAAGCAGATGATTGCCGATTTGAAGGAAGATGGATTTAAGACCATCGTAATTGTTGACCCCGGAATTAAAATTGATCCGCTCTATACAGTTTTTCAACAAGGTGTTCACCATAATTATTTCTGCCAAAGAATGGATGGTGCCAGATTTAAAGGCAGTGTTTGGCCTGGTCCTTGCCATTTCCCTGACTTCACAAATCCTGCAGCAAGGAAATGGTGGTCAGGATTATTCGGAGGACTAGTACAAGATGGAGTGGCTGGCGTTTGGAATGATATGAACGAGCCTGCAGTATTTGAAGAAGGCACATTTCCACGTGATGTAAGACATGATTATGACGGTCATCCGTGTAGCCATCGAAAAGGACATAATGTTTACGGAATGCAAATGGCCAGAGCAACCTACGAAGGCTTAGAGCAATTTTCAGGAAATAACAGAAGCTTTACCATCACCCGCTCAGCATATGCAGGAATTCAAAGATTCAGCTCTGTTTGGACAGGAGATAATATGGCCTCATGGGAGCATTTGAAAATTGCCAATATTCAGTGCCAAAGATTAAGTGCTTCGGGTGTTTCTTTCTCTGGCTCTGACGTAGGGGGATTCATCGGAGCCCCTGATGGAGAACTGTATACTCGTTGGATTCAAATGGCTACTTTCCATCCATTTTTCCGAACGCATTCATCAGGAGACCATGGCGACAAAGAGCCTTGGCAGTTTGAAGAAAAATATTTGAACATTGTAAGAAGATTTATCGAAATGAGGTATGAAATCATGCCATACCTCTATACGACCTATTGGCAATATGCAGAAAATGCTAAACCTATGTTGCGGTCGATATCTTTAGTATATCAAAACGATACTGAGACTTTGGACAGAGAAGAAGAATTTCTGTTAGGCCAGTATTTACTGATTTGCCCGGTTTCCGCTCCTAAAGTAACTGAAAGAATGATGTATTTGCCTGAGGGCAAATGGTATAATTTCTGGACTGATGAGATATTATCGGGAAAAAGGGAAATTACTGTCCAAACTCCTTTGGATCAAATTCCAATGTTTGTAAAAGCGGGAGCAATTCTCCCTATGCAGGATAAAATGCAGTATGTGGATGAATTCATTCCCGAAAACATCAAACTTCACGTTTATAAAGCTTTAGAAGAAACAGAAAGCGAATTATATGAAGATGATGGACTGACCAAAGATTTTGAAATGGGTATCAGTACTTTGCACACTTTTATTCAAAAGCCCGTTGATAATGGTGTAATCATTCATCATAATCTGGACAAAGAATTTGAAAGTGGAAATAAAGGATTTGAAGTGATTCTACATGGATTTGAAAATATTGAAAAAGTAATAGTAGATGGTCATACAATTAGTACCATCGCTAATTCAACATTTATCGTTAGTAAAGAATTTACTACAATTGAAATCATAAAATAG
- a CDS encoding O-methyltransferase, with protein sequence MEFLDPDLDKYIEAHTEPENELLHKINRETHTEVLKPRMLSGHLQGRVLSMLSHMIQPENILEIGTYTGYSALCMAEGLKENGKLITLDVNEELADRVKSYFQASLFSDQIEVKIGKALDIIPTLNKTWDMVFIDADKSNYLNYYQLCIEQVRKGGYILVDNVLWSGKVLEKNRKKLDKDTESMLNFNEFVHQDDRVQNVLFPIRDGLMILRKK encoded by the coding sequence ATGGAATTCCTAGATCCTGACTTAGACAAATATATTGAAGCTCATACCGAGCCTGAGAATGAGTTACTCCATAAAATCAACAGGGAAACACATACCGAAGTTTTAAAACCCCGTATGTTAAGCGGACATTTGCAAGGCAGGGTATTATCGATGCTATCTCATATGATTCAGCCTGAAAACATCTTGGAAATCGGCACTTACACGGGCTACTCGGCTCTTTGTATGGCAGAAGGATTAAAAGAAAATGGAAAACTGATTACCCTAGATGTAAACGAAGAATTAGCAGATCGGGTAAAATCTTATTTTCAGGCGTCACTTTTCTCAGACCAAATAGAAGTGAAAATTGGAAAGGCATTGGACATCATACCAACTCTCAATAAAACTTGGGATATGGTGTTTATAGATGCAGATAAATCAAATTATTTAAACTACTACCAACTTTGTATTGAACAAGTGAGAAAAGGCGGATATATTTTGGTCGACAATGTATTGTGGAGCGGAAAAGTATTAGAAAAAAACAGAAAAAAACTAGACAAGGATACTGAAAGTATGCTGAATTTCAACGAATTTGTGCATCAAGATGATAGAGTTCAAAATGTGTTATTTCCCATCCGAGATGGATTAATGATTTTAAGAAAAAAATGA
- a CDS encoding glycosyltransferase family 4 protein — protein sequence MEVLMIGPGKPSPQNSGLGIACYHIAQHLAEKVHLKLFSVESADELAEQETEQSRIETVNRQKLTNQQQLNADLVHLSVKSELNPYFYAGSVEIEEQYNDNIEISVQEALEDFSQKIISKSRNLDFDIIYAHDWTAIPASKQLKELSKKPFVLHIHALDYDRSGKKSNSWLFDLEREGMQKADLVIAVSKYHKNIMVKEYGISASKIKVIHHGINELKPSAYKAPFKEDIVLFCGRLSLQKGATTFIDIAEALIQKENKLRFVVVGQGELMEEMISSATEKGLMDKIHFTGFLPQEDVFAVMKASQAMVMPSLSEPFGLSALEAVSLEVPLVLSKNCGVAEVLSNVNTVTTKDAAAYATAVRALLADKKQSLKVAKENAASVKKRNWKDVSSEILSALKQV from the coding sequence ATGGAAGTTTTGATGATCGGACCAGGAAAACCAAGCCCACAGAACAGCGGACTGGGAATCGCATGCTATCATATTGCTCAGCATTTAGCTGAAAAGGTGCATCTGAAATTATTCTCGGTCGAGAGTGCAGATGAATTAGCGGAGCAAGAAACTGAGCAAAGTAGAATTGAAACAGTCAATAGACAAAAGCTCACTAACCAACAGCAATTGAATGCCGATTTAGTTCACCTGTCTGTTAAAAGTGAACTCAATCCCTATTTTTACGCTGGAAGTGTTGAAATTGAAGAGCAATACAATGATAATATTGAAATTTCTGTACAAGAAGCATTAGAGGATTTCAGCCAAAAAATCATTTCCAAAAGCAGGAATCTAGATTTTGATATTATTTATGCGCATGATTGGACCGCCATTCCTGCATCCAAGCAATTAAAAGAGTTGAGTAAAAAACCTTTTGTTTTGCATATTCATGCCTTGGATTACGATCGTAGTGGAAAAAAAAGCAATTCATGGTTATTTGACTTGGAAAGGGAAGGCATGCAGAAAGCTGATTTAGTAATAGCCGTGAGCAAGTACCATAAAAACATAATGGTAAAAGAATACGGTATTTCAGCTTCCAAGATCAAGGTAATCCATCATGGAATTAATGAATTAAAACCATCTGCTTATAAGGCCCCATTCAAAGAGGATATTGTTCTTTTTTGTGGAAGATTAAGTTTACAAAAGGGTGCTACGACCTTTATAGATATTGCAGAAGCACTAATACAAAAGGAGAATAAACTTCGATTTGTTGTCGTTGGGCAAGGTGAATTGATGGAAGAAATGATTTCGTCTGCTACTGAAAAAGGACTAATGGATAAAATTCATTTCACAGGTTTTTTACCGCAGGAGGATGTTTTTGCTGTCATGAAAGCTTCTCAAGCGATGGTGATGCCGTCATTATCAGAGCCCTTTGGTCTATCTGCTTTGGAGGCTGTGAGTTTGGAAGTGCCACTAGTTTTATCAAAAAATTGTGGCGTGGCTGAAGTTTTAAGTAATGTAAACACAGTGACTACAAAAGATGCAGCTGCATATGCAACAGCTGTTCGAGCACTACTGGCTGACAAAAAGCAATCTTTAAAAGTCGCCAAAGAAAACGCAGCGTCTGTTAAGAAAAGAAACTGGAAAGATGTTTCATCTGAAATTTTATCAGCACTAAAGCAAGTATAA
- a CDS encoding M16 family metallopeptidase encodes MNQYKVKTLENGIRVIHQPVSNSKIVHCGFALDIGSRDEKPHQVGIAHFWEHMAFKGTKKRKTFHILNRLDSVGGELNAYTTKEKIFFHASVLEQYLDKAMDLLVDITFQSIFPERQIEKERQVILEEMAMYKDSPEDDIQDQFDEVIFSGHPLGNNILGTEESLKSFTRNHFLEFLEENLDTERTVFSIVGDIPERKLERYVKKYLEPIAHHKRKRERIPFEVYQPNTLNFDKEISQSQCAIGTTAYPIHHPKRLAFFMLVNILGGPGMNSRLNMALREKYGFVYAIDAGYHPFTDTALFSIFFGTDPGQLPKSIKLVKKELKKLKDQPLGSLQLHVAKQQLMGQLAMAEENNMSYMLMLGRSLLDKDKIESLDELFEQIKQISAKDLQNTAHEIFEDDRLSILTYKAKRR; translated from the coding sequence ATGAATCAATATAAAGTAAAGACATTAGAAAACGGGATCCGGGTGATCCACCAACCAGTAAGTAACTCTAAAATAGTCCATTGCGGATTCGCTTTGGACATTGGAAGCCGTGATGAAAAACCACATCAGGTGGGTATTGCCCATTTTTGGGAACATATGGCTTTTAAAGGCACCAAAAAACGTAAGACCTTTCACATTCTCAACAGATTGGACTCTGTCGGAGGTGAGTTGAATGCCTACACTACCAAAGAGAAAATATTTTTCCATGCATCTGTTTTGGAGCAATATCTCGATAAAGCCATGGATTTATTGGTGGATATCACCTTCCAATCCATTTTCCCTGAAAGACAAATTGAAAAAGAACGGCAGGTCATTTTAGAAGAAATGGCGATGTACAAAGATTCACCTGAAGATGATATTCAAGATCAATTCGATGAAGTCATTTTTTCAGGACACCCACTTGGAAACAATATTTTAGGAACTGAAGAAAGCCTCAAAAGCTTTACTCGAAATCATTTCTTAGAATTTTTAGAAGAAAATTTAGATACAGAGCGAACGGTTTTTTCGATCGTAGGTGATATTCCTGAGAGAAAATTGGAACGCTATGTTAAGAAATACTTAGAGCCCATTGCACATCATAAAAGGAAAAGAGAAAGAATTCCTTTTGAAGTTTATCAACCTAACACCTTGAATTTCGATAAAGAAATTTCTCAATCTCAATGTGCGATTGGTACCACCGCCTACCCTATTCATCATCCCAAAAGACTTGCATTTTTTATGTTGGTCAATATTTTAGGTGGGCCTGGAATGAATAGTCGCTTAAATATGGCCCTACGCGAAAAATACGGATTTGTGTATGCTATTGATGCTGGCTATCATCCATTCACTGATACTGCTCTTTTCAGCATATTTTTCGGGACAGACCCTGGTCAGCTTCCGAAAAGCATAAAACTGGTAAAAAAGGAACTCAAAAAATTGAAAGATCAGCCTCTAGGCAGTTTGCAATTGCATGTTGCCAAACAACAACTTATGGGACAATTGGCAATGGCAGAAGAAAATAATATGAGCTATATGTTGATGTTGGGCAGGAGTTTATTAGATAAAGATAAAATCGAATCTTTAGATGAGCTTTTTGAACAAATAAAGCAAATTTCAGCTAAGGATTTACAAAATACCGCCCATGAGATATTCGAAGATGATCGATTGAGCATCTTAACTTATAAAGCTAAAAGAAGATAA